The following proteins are encoded in a genomic region of Pelodictyon phaeoclathratiforme BU-1:
- a CDS encoding bifunctional 3,4-dihydroxy-2-butanone-4-phosphate synthase/GTP cyclohydrolase II: MDKKNFDTIDAALEDIRQGKLVIVIDDEDREDEGDFIGAADKVTNEMVNFITREARGLLCVAVTMDRAKELQLDPMVQRNTSQHETNFTVSVDAIAEGVTTGISVYDRAMTIKMLGDLSSTADDFSRPGHIFPLRAMDGGVLRRVGHTEAAVDLARLAGCSPTGLLCEILNDDGSMARLPQLIKLKAKFGLKLITIKELVAYQMQRNKLVQRAVESRLPTIYGEFRLIAYESFTDQHNHMAFVKGDVTTDEPVLVRVHSQCATGDTFASLRCDCGNQLASALTMIEKEGRGVLIYLMQEGRGIGLINKLKAYNLQDQGYDTVEANEKLGFKADLRDYGIGAQILKDLGVRKMKLMTNNPKKVVGLEGYGLEIVERVPLEMASNPMNQFYLDTKRDKLGHMIGCSFGPENFHIEKTATKP, encoded by the coding sequence ATGGATAAAAAGAATTTCGATACTATTGATGCCGCTCTTGAAGATATTCGTCAGGGAAAACTGGTCATTGTTATTGATGATGAGGATCGTGAGGATGAGGGCGATTTTATTGGCGCTGCCGACAAGGTGACCAATGAAATGGTAAATTTTATCACGAGGGAGGCGCGGGGGCTGCTCTGCGTTGCTGTCACCATGGATCGCGCCAAAGAGCTGCAGCTTGATCCGATGGTTCAGAGAAATACCTCCCAGCATGAGACCAATTTTACGGTCTCCGTTGATGCGATTGCCGAGGGGGTAACTACTGGTATTTCCGTTTATGACAGGGCAATGACCATCAAAATGCTTGGCGATCTCTCTTCGACGGCGGATGATTTTTCCCGTCCTGGCCACATATTTCCGCTTCGGGCGATGGATGGGGGTGTTCTTCGGCGTGTGGGGCATACGGAAGCCGCAGTCGATCTTGCCCGTCTGGCGGGTTGCAGTCCGACAGGATTGCTCTGCGAAATTCTGAACGATGACGGCAGTATGGCCCGGCTTCCACAACTGATCAAGCTGAAGGCGAAATTTGGTTTGAAGCTGATCACCATCAAGGAGCTGGTTGCCTATCAGATGCAACGGAATAAACTGGTGCAACGGGCAGTCGAATCAAGATTGCCGACTATATACGGGGAGTTCAGACTGATTGCCTATGAATCGTTTACTGACCAGCATAACCATATGGCTTTTGTGAAGGGTGATGTAACCACTGACGAGCCGGTTCTTGTCAGGGTTCACTCGCAGTGTGCTACCGGCGATACCTTTGCCTCACTTCGCTGTGATTGTGGCAACCAGCTTGCTTCTGCGCTCACCATGATAGAAAAAGAGGGGCGCGGGGTGTTGATCTACCTCATGCAGGAGGGTCGTGGTATTGGACTGATCAATAAACTGAAAGCCTATAATCTTCAGGATCAAGGGTATGATACGGTTGAGGCCAATGAAAAGCTTGGTTTCAAAGCCGATCTGCGTGATTATGGTATTGGTGCACAGATTCTCAAGGATCTTGGTGTCCGCAAAATGAAGCTGATGACCAACAATCCAAAAAAAGTGGTTGGTCTTGAAGGGTACGGTCTGGAAATCGTTGAGCGCGTCCCGCTTGAGATGGCCTCAAACCCGATGAATCAGTTCTATCTGGACACAAAACGTGACAAGTTGGGCCACATGATCGGCTGTTCCTTCGGCCCCGAAAATTTTCATATAGAAAAAACAGCAACGAAACCGTAA
- the glyA gene encoding serine hydroxymethyltransferase yields MDTDILQKQDSELFEAIAKETGRQTETLELIASENFTSRAVMQACGSVMTNKYAEGYPGKRYYGGCEFVDIAENLARDRAKKLFGCDYVNVQPHSGSSANMAVLFSVLKPGDRIMGLDLSHGGHLTHGSSVNFSGQMYEAHSYGVDRETGCIDMNKVEELALQVRPKLIICGASAYSQGFDVKAFRVIADKVGAFLMADIAHPAGLIAAGLLGNPLPHCHFVTTTTHKTLRGPRGGMIMMGSDFENPMGITIKTKTGSRLKMMSEVMDAEVMPGIQGGPLMHIIAGKAVAFGEALQPAFRDYAAQVIKNAAAMAEKFTELGYKIVSGGTKNHLMLLDLRSKNVTGKVAENLLHSAGITVNKNMVPFDDKSPFVTSGIRVGTPAMTTRGMNEADSVLIAELIDRVITSAEKPDVADLCRSVREEIKALCLRNPIDGYTV; encoded by the coding sequence ATGGATACCGACATCCTTCAAAAACAGGATAGTGAGCTTTTTGAGGCAATTGCCAAAGAGACCGGCCGTCAGACAGAGACGCTTGAACTGATTGCTTCCGAAAATTTCACCAGTCGTGCGGTCATGCAGGCTTGTGGTTCAGTGATGACCAATAAATATGCAGAAGGCTATCCCGGCAAACGCTATTATGGCGGTTGTGAATTTGTTGATATAGCCGAAAACCTTGCGCGTGACCGGGCGAAAAAGCTTTTTGGCTGTGATTATGTCAATGTGCAGCCTCATTCAGGCTCAAGCGCCAATATGGCGGTTCTTTTTTCGGTACTGAAACCCGGTGACCGCATCATGGGACTTGATTTGTCACACGGAGGCCACCTGACTCATGGCAGTTCTGTCAATTTTTCCGGACAGATGTACGAGGCACACTCCTATGGTGTCGATCGCGAGACAGGCTGTATTGATATGAACAAGGTTGAAGAACTTGCCCTGCAGGTTCGTCCGAAACTGATTATCTGTGGTGCAAGCGCCTATTCACAGGGCTTTGATGTAAAGGCCTTCAGGGTAATTGCCGATAAGGTCGGAGCCTTTTTGATGGCTGATATCGCTCATCCTGCAGGGCTCATTGCTGCCGGTTTACTGGGCAACCCTTTACCACATTGTCATTTTGTGACCACCACGACCCACAAGACTCTTCGTGGACCTCGTGGAGGCATGATCATGATGGGTTCCGACTTCGAAAACCCGATGGGCATTACCATCAAGACGAAAACGGGTTCACGGCTGAAAATGATGTCTGAGGTTATGGATGCTGAAGTGATGCCGGGTATTCAGGGAGGTCCGCTGATGCATATTATTGCCGGCAAAGCCGTTGCTTTCGGCGAGGCACTGCAGCCTGCATTCCGTGACTATGCTGCCCAGGTCATAAAAAATGCTGCAGCAATGGCTGAAAAATTTACAGAGCTTGGTTACAAAATTGTCAGTGGCGGAACCAAAAACCATCTTATGCTGCTTGACTTGCGCAGCAAGAACGTTACCGGCAAGGTTGCCGAAAACCTGCTGCATTCGGCTGGCATAACCGTCAACAAGAACATGGTGCCTTTTGACGATAAGTCGCCCTTTGTCACGAGCGGTATCCGCGTCGGTACCCCTGCCATGACAACAAGAGGCATGAATGAAGCCGACAGCGTCCTTATTGCCGAGCTTATCGACAGGGTCATCACCTCTGCCGAAAAGCCTGATGTTGCCGACCTCTGTCGCAGTGTCCGGGAGGAGATCAAGGCGCTTTGCCTGCGTAACCCCATTGACGGATACACGGTATAG